One segment of Fructilactobacillus hinvesii DNA contains the following:
- a CDS encoding MetQ/NlpA family ABC transporter substrate-binding protein: MKKTWKWIIGIAVVVIIGGLGLYQFGGHGNQSKTVTIGSYGPDTQVWEYIAKLPETKKAGINLQVKDFSDGVSLNKATIQGQVDVNAFQMESYLQYFNQHSNKGKLAVLGTTYLEPMGIYSHQYKSVKEIPDGATIAISNNPANTSRSLKLLQSAGLITLKGEPKAGLYSLQNVGENQKDLKFQEVDDHTGPRLLQDKNVAAVLIGNTMALQSHLNVKKDAIYHEHLNEATKGNINVIATAEKNKNNPEYKKLVKLYHSKAAQRYINKKFAGTKIDVDKPVSYFK, translated from the coding sequence ATGAAAAAAACATGGAAATGGATCATTGGAATTGCCGTCGTGGTAATTATCGGTGGTTTAGGTTTGTACCAATTTGGTGGTCACGGTAACCAGTCTAAGACCGTTACAATTGGATCTTATGGTCCTGATACTCAGGTCTGGGAGTACATTGCTAAGCTGCCAGAAACTAAAAAAGCCGGAATCAATTTACAGGTTAAGGATTTTTCCGATGGAGTAAGTTTAAACAAGGCTACGATTCAGGGCCAAGTAGACGTAAATGCTTTCCAAATGGAAAGTTATTTGCAGTACTTTAACCAGCACAGTAACAAAGGTAAGTTAGCTGTTTTAGGAACAACTTATCTAGAGCCAATGGGAATTTACTCACACCAGTACAAGTCAGTCAAAGAGATTCCAGATGGAGCTACGATTGCAATTTCTAATAATCCTGCTAACACATCAAGAAGTTTGAAATTGCTACAAAGTGCAGGTTTAATCACGCTTAAGGGTGAACCGAAAGCCGGTCTCTACAGTCTGCAAAACGTGGGTGAGAACCAAAAGGACCTGAAGTTCCAAGAAGTTGATGATCATACTGGTCCTCGGCTCTTACAGGATAAGAACGTTGCTGCTGTTTTGATTGGGAACACAATGGCTCTTCAAAGTCACCTGAACGTGAAAAAGGATGCTATTTATCACGAGCACCTTAATGAAGCTACGAAGGGTAACATTAATGTCATTGCCACCGCTGAAAAGAATAAGAACAACCCCGAATACAAGAAACTAGTTAAGCTTTACCACAGTAAAGCAGCTCAGCGTTACATTAACAAGAAATTTGCGGGGACCAAAATTGATGTTGACAAACCAGTCAGTTATTTTAAGTAG
- a CDS encoding gamma-glutamyl-gamma-aminobutyrate hydrolase family protein translates to MKVGIAANVNRLKTENFNLDYANYTARVFIDVLQKHGVMPVIIPMTDLEMVPGYVDLIDGLIIPGGQDVDPQLFGETSQQKESVHYLPHDHFEMALVREMLKQHKPLLGICRGLQVINVTLGGSLHQDVNTDFPTSAIEHVEFQKPQAEIHELEVEPGSALAHAMGTHPQVNSIHHQALKDVAAPLHVTAKARDGVIEGAETNDASVVGVQWHPELMWEQDQRDEQLFLDFFSRIQAQLK, encoded by the coding sequence TTGAAAGTTGGAATTGCCGCAAACGTGAATCGGCTTAAAACCGAAAATTTTAACCTAGATTACGCTAACTATACGGCGCGGGTTTTCATCGATGTTTTGCAAAAGCACGGAGTAATGCCAGTGATTATTCCAATGACAGATCTAGAGATGGTGCCTGGCTATGTTGATTTAATCGATGGGCTCATTATTCCTGGGGGCCAAGACGTTGACCCGCAATTGTTTGGGGAAACTTCGCAGCAAAAGGAAAGTGTGCACTATCTTCCTCATGACCACTTTGAAATGGCTCTGGTGCGGGAAATGCTGAAACAGCACAAACCATTGCTGGGAATTTGTCGGGGATTACAGGTTATTAATGTGACATTAGGGGGCAGTTTGCATCAGGATGTGAATACTGATTTTCCTACTTCTGCCATTGAACACGTTGAGTTTCAAAAACCACAGGCAGAAATTCATGAACTAGAAGTTGAACCAGGAAGTGCACTGGCACACGCCATGGGCACTCATCCGCAGGTTAACTCCATTCATCACCAAGCGTTAAAAGACGTAGCTGCTCCGCTGCACGTTACCGCTAAGGCTCGCGATGGTGTGATTGAAGGAGCTGAAACCAATGATGCTTCCGTTGTTGGGGTGCAATGGCATCCCGAATTAATGTGGGAGCAAGATCAACGTGATGAACAACTATTTTTGGATTTCTTCTCCCGGATTCAAGCGCAATTAAAGTAA
- a CDS encoding DUF2252 domain-containing protein yields the protein MDNKKLIPYEFNQMDSTTKTSSELIAEGQRLGLDKDYGDVANYKPHKRNVKKIMDVRNSLLYKKLLKVKRKRMSESSFAFFRGTVDIMNYDLDRSPNSGIKTLIGGDAHLGNFGYYGSAEGQLLFDMNDFDESHVGFWDYDVKRLLISAILVAKQQGFNIKKDVNPFLHKVMRTYLRSLIHLNQLPAMERFITPNTLPNIASAFDAIHDDRDKFDKSFAKIISKTVEKAVRSNSDYAVQKYTEVVEGKRHFIEDVPVTKHVGNKTYQRLVKGYYDYRHHARSDVHQFLSGFHIVDIVRHSVGVGSVGTLCYLILLEDGDGNYLVLQIKQALPIYQNDEIYFNKRHSSGEEIVKCQRILQSSSDRFLGYFDTKKYSFYVRQFKDMKGSVKLNKLDWPAYCDYVSVCMNLLARAHSRSLTFPMVIGYLQSQTWMDRAFVHFANQYVKQVELDYQTFIKGGKHGN from the coding sequence ATGGACAACAAAAAGTTAATTCCATATGAATTTAACCAAATGGACAGCACGACTAAAACCAGCTCGGAATTAATTGCCGAGGGACAACGGTTAGGATTGGATAAGGATTATGGCGACGTCGCTAATTACAAACCTCACAAGCGAAACGTTAAAAAGATTATGGATGTCCGTAATTCATTGCTGTACAAGAAACTGTTAAAGGTGAAGCGGAAACGGATGTCTGAATCGTCTTTTGCGTTTTTTCGAGGAACTGTGGACATCATGAACTATGATCTGGATCGGAGTCCAAACAGTGGTATTAAAACCCTAATTGGGGGTGATGCCCACTTGGGGAACTTTGGTTACTATGGTTCTGCCGAGGGTCAATTGTTGTTTGATATGAATGATTTTGACGAATCTCACGTTGGTTTTTGGGACTATGACGTCAAACGACTGTTAATTAGTGCAATCTTAGTTGCTAAACAACAAGGATTTAACATCAAAAAAGACGTTAATCCTTTCTTACACAAGGTGATGCGGACGTATTTACGTTCGTTAATTCACCTGAATCAGTTGCCGGCCATGGAACGATTCATTACGCCGAATACGCTGCCTAACATTGCGTCGGCTTTTGATGCCATTCATGACGACCGGGATAAGTTTGACAAGTCATTTGCCAAAATCATCAGCAAAACGGTCGAAAAGGCCGTCCGGAGTAATTCTGATTACGCGGTGCAAAAATACACGGAAGTAGTTGAAGGCAAACGTCACTTTATTGAGGACGTGCCCGTAACCAAACACGTTGGTAATAAAACTTACCAACGGCTGGTGAAGGGATACTATGATTACCGGCACCATGCCAGAAGCGACGTGCATCAGTTCCTCTCTGGTTTCCACATCGTAGACATTGTGCGTCACAGTGTGGGAGTTGGTAGCGTGGGAACCCTGTGTTACCTAATCTTGTTAGAAGATGGGGACGGCAACTACCTCGTGTTACAAATTAAACAAGCTTTACCAATCTACCAGAATGATGAAATTTACTTTAACAAACGGCATTCTTCTGGAGAAGAAATTGTTAAATGTCAACGAATTTTGCAGAGCTCTTCTGACCGCTTCTTGGGCTATTTTGATACCAAGAAATACAGTTTTTACGTTCGACAGTTCAAGGATATGAAGGGTTCCGTTAAATTGAATAAATTGGACTGGCCTGCTTACTGTGACTACGTATCCGTCTGCATGAACTTGTTAGCCCGGGCTCACAGTCGCTCTTTGACTTTTCCAATGGTGATTGGCTACTTACAAAGTCAGACCTGGATGGACCGAGCATTCGTGCACTTTGCCAACCAATACGTCAAACAAGTAGAGCTAGACTACCAAACTTTTATTAAGGGAGGGAAACATGGCAACTGA
- the ppk1 gene encoding polyphosphate kinase 1 — translation MATEFNYKGKCYNRDLSWLLFNRRVIELANETTTPFLDRFQFLAIAANNLDEFYSVRVPSLQSQMELTKDGIEKKSGLHYSKILKQLHKRNEKNFQIQYSHFTGLSKQLPQEGLGKLTTYKQLDEHQREKADQVFDQRILPFLSFTSYESNYNLDYLKNKRMALAVRMKTKGKHLIRIIPVPLEIRRTIRLKFEEGIIYLRVEDLIRNNLHNLFDDGKVEDILTFRIIRDLDASLDVDKDDNNQDTVKNLRHYLADRERGRITMFAIEDLPDVQAKFIDEFRKKFKIDEQAVYRVPGPLDLTFLFALLKSWKKTKPQLVYPGFQARKWPTNRSMLQYLQDHDLLLQYPDDSFDQFLTFLREAIDNPNTVAIKQTIYRVADNSKVIELLKEAAQKGIEVTVMIELRARFDEANNLKVTGELEDAGCNIIFGKKYMKVHSKTCLVLTKDGVNPEGYVQIGTGNYNESTAKGFVDLSLFSSRKDYVSDLASFFNYLEQPGANPPKYKVLAASPHRIEDMVIQNIQKVKEYYLKTGQGHVFLKVNSLTDVDVIAAIYDAASVGVPFRIIVRGACCLKLGVCGPKENIVVSSVVGQFLEHSRIYAFYDEETALWISSADLMTRNMDNRVELAAPVLDSDMRRGLEHIIDVYAQDDVDGFFMNVEGKYFKYESPKGHSAQQTFLHELANQHETDGQFQRAWSRMLNWWHKHK, via the coding sequence ATGGCAACTGAGTTTAACTACAAGGGAAAATGTTATAACCGTGATTTAAGCTGGTTACTGTTTAACCGTCGGGTGATTGAACTCGCAAACGAGACCACCACCCCATTTTTGGATCGCTTTCAATTTTTGGCGATTGCTGCTAACAATCTTGACGAATTTTATAGCGTCCGTGTTCCGAGCTTGCAAAGTCAGATGGAACTGACCAAGGATGGCATTGAGAAAAAATCAGGGCTGCATTATTCTAAGATTTTGAAACAGCTGCATAAACGAAACGAAAAAAACTTTCAGATTCAATACAGCCACTTCACGGGTTTGAGTAAGCAGTTACCCCAAGAAGGATTAGGCAAGCTCACTACGTACAAGCAGTTGGATGAACACCAGCGGGAAAAGGCTGATCAGGTGTTTGACCAACGCATTCTGCCGTTTTTGAGTTTTACTAGCTATGAAAGTAACTACAACTTAGATTATCTAAAAAACAAGCGGATGGCACTTGCTGTAAGGATGAAAACGAAGGGCAAGCATCTGATTCGGATTATTCCCGTTCCACTTGAAATTCGGCGCACGATTCGACTTAAATTTGAAGAGGGAATCATCTACCTCCGGGTGGAAGATTTAATTCGGAATAACTTGCACAATCTGTTCGATGACGGGAAGGTCGAAGACATTTTGACCTTTCGGATTATTCGGGATCTAGATGCATCTTTAGATGTGGACAAGGATGACAATAATCAGGACACTGTCAAAAATCTTCGTCACTATCTCGCCGACCGTGAGCGGGGTCGAATTACGATGTTTGCAATTGAGGATCTTCCGGATGTGCAGGCCAAGTTTATTGATGAATTTAGGAAAAAATTCAAAATTGATGAACAGGCCGTTTACCGCGTTCCGGGACCACTGGATTTAACTTTCTTATTTGCATTGTTAAAATCCTGGAAGAAAACCAAACCCCAACTGGTTTACCCAGGATTTCAGGCCCGAAAATGGCCAACCAACCGGTCCATGCTGCAGTATTTACAGGATCACGATTTATTGCTGCAGTATCCAGATGACTCGTTTGACCAGTTCTTAACTTTCCTTCGAGAAGCAATTGATAATCCGAACACGGTGGCCATTAAGCAAACCATTTATCGGGTTGCCGACAATTCAAAAGTAATTGAACTGCTTAAGGAAGCTGCCCAAAAGGGAATTGAAGTAACCGTGATGATTGAACTACGGGCCCGGTTTGATGAAGCCAATAACCTGAAGGTAACTGGGGAACTAGAAGACGCTGGTTGCAACATCATCTTTGGGAAGAAATACATGAAGGTGCACAGTAAGACCTGTTTGGTGTTGACCAAAGACGGAGTTAATCCCGAAGGATACGTCCAGATCGGAACCGGGAACTACAACGAGTCAACGGCGAAGGGGTTTGTGGATTTGAGTCTTTTCTCTAGTCGAAAGGACTACGTAAGTGATTTGGCCTCGTTCTTTAATTACCTGGAACAGCCAGGAGCTAATCCACCTAAGTACAAGGTGCTAGCCGCTTCCCCACACCGGATTGAGGATATGGTAATTCAAAACATTCAGAAGGTGAAAGAATACTACCTAAAGACGGGACAGGGTCATGTGTTCTTGAAGGTTAACTCACTGACAGATGTGGACGTGATCGCCGCGATTTATGATGCCGCTAGCGTTGGGGTGCCGTTCCGGATTATCGTGCGGGGGGCCTGCTGCTTGAAGTTAGGCGTTTGTGGTCCAAAGGAAAATATTGTGGTTTCAAGTGTGGTTGGTCAATTTTTGGAACACAGCCGGATTTATGCTTTTTACGATGAAGAGACGGCGCTGTGGATTTCATCAGCCGATTTGATGACGCGGAACATGGACAACCGGGTAGAATTAGCAGCTCCCGTACTTGACTCAGATATGCGTCGCGGCTTGGAACACATTATTGACGTTTATGCTCAAGATGACGTGGATGGGTTCTTTATGAACGTAGAAGGCAAATACTTTAAGTATGAAAGTCCTAAGGGGCATTCGGCCCAACAAACTTTTCTCCATGAACTGGCTAATCAACATGAAACAGACGGTCAGTTCCAACGTGCTTGGTCACGGATGTTAAACTGGTGGCATAAGCATAAATGA
- a CDS encoding folate family ECF transporter S component, which translates to MNFLRKWGLRPLSLKGMTYLAILMAIEIVVGRFVIGSSSVQFSFTFIVIALIAKWYGPFWSVGVAVIVDFISTLFSGQPYFPGFALSAMLVSLIYSVAFFQQPKIGWIRVIITVAIITIFINLMLNSWWVSIIAHTPFSYFFGVRLGKNLISFPIQTIILYWVLNNRTIQNLKPNIFK; encoded by the coding sequence GTAAGTGGGGGCTTCGGCCTCTGAGTTTAAAGGGAATGACCTACCTTGCCATTCTAATGGCGATTGAAATTGTTGTTGGTCGCTTCGTAATTGGTAGTAGTAGCGTTCAATTTTCCTTTACTTTTATTGTAATTGCCCTAATTGCCAAATGGTATGGTCCGTTTTGGTCGGTTGGAGTAGCTGTAATTGTCGACTTCATCTCGACCCTCTTTAGCGGACAACCCTATTTCCCAGGGTTTGCATTATCAGCTATGCTCGTCAGTTTAATTTACAGCGTGGCCTTTTTCCAACAGCCAAAAATTGGTTGGATTAGAGTAATCATCACGGTGGCCATCATCACGATCTTTATTAATTTAATGCTTAACTCGTGGTGGGTGTCAATCATTGCTCATACTCCGTTCTCGTATTTCTTTGGAGTTCGGTTGGGTAAAAATCTAATCTCATTTCCAATCCAGACCATTATTTTATACTGGGTGCTCAACAATCGCACCATTCAAAACTTAAAACCAAACATCTTTAAATAA